One window from the genome of Streptococcus halotolerans encodes:
- a CDS encoding LysR family transcriptional regulator has translation MNFEQLLYVEVLAQHQSMQKAADILHISKSGLSTSVRQLEEELGITLFERTKKGSKLTSQGEKVISSISEILRSKMQLEQVAEMVATPNIPQTISIQYMNTMLRPFISTFLDLNKTHEQQLFISCQDFETIVQNVQEQKIDAGFIAINNFEHPLLSNLSFTVVGKSKMVLSCLPENLLSNLDRPVSLDDLKSQKYCLFNDSSHDVFFDRLQFLCGPLRLVMRVDDAWAMEEVVKSENAVFFW, from the coding sequence ATGAATTTTGAACAATTACTCTATGTTGAGGTTTTGGCTCAACATCAGTCCATGCAAAAAGCGGCAGATATCCTTCACATTAGTAAGTCAGGCTTGAGTACCTCGGTGAGGCAATTGGAAGAAGAGTTAGGAATTACTTTGTTTGAAAGAACGAAAAAGGGATCGAAGTTAACTAGTCAAGGTGAAAAAGTCATCTCTTCAATTTCTGAAATCTTGCGATCAAAAATGCAGTTAGAGCAGGTAGCAGAAATGGTAGCTACGCCAAATATTCCTCAGACAATTTCTATACAATATATGAACACAATGCTAAGGCCTTTTATCTCTACATTTTTAGACTTGAATAAGACTCACGAACAGCAACTTTTTATCAGCTGCCAGGACTTCGAGACTATAGTTCAAAACGTTCAAGAACAGAAGATAGATGCTGGTTTTATCGCTATCAATAATTTTGAACATCCCTTATTAAGCAATCTATCCTTTACTGTAGTTGGTAAAAGCAAGATGGTTCTCTCGTGTTTGCCAGAAAATCTACTGAGTAACCTGGATAGGCCAGTAAGTCTAGATGATTTGAAATCTCAGAAGTATTGTCTGTTCAACGATAGTTCTCATGACGTCTTTTTTGATAGGTTACAGTTTCTGTGTGGTCCATTACGTTTGGTGATGCGAGTGGATGATGCTTGGGCCATGGAAGAAGTGGTTAAAAGTGAAAATGCAGTTTTTTTTTGGTAG
- a CDS encoding NADH-dependent oxidoreductase, producing the protein MKRLTDTVTFRHGATIKTRTAQAPMLTNSGHDEKVTQDTIDYYAARSQSAGMVIVEYTSVSPNGGPSRSWAPDREQLALYNDDFKPGHEEVAKVLKKDGNKAILQLVHSGREAAYRHTLGGRVEVPSLIDFPWIDYPLYELSEDEVWQIVKDFGTAAKRAIDCGYNGIEIHGANHYLLQEFFSAYSNRRTDYWGGSLEKRMNFAIEVSKEIFKVVKEFAPDDFIVGYRISPEEIHGDNIGYTWHESQQLVKKLTTLFEFDYIHLSTLDYKSTPNDSNKTLAELLGEAVQAPALLTMAGGIHTPEQMADALNYMDIVSLGRPTLIDPQIAYKIANGKENEISLTFNEEAVNLSKLTPGLINLLPNVPEFRMPGIDYLKELATDDLGTEVTHT; encoded by the coding sequence ATGAAACGCTTAACAGATACTGTCACTTTCCGCCATGGTGCGACCATCAAAACACGTACCGCTCAGGCACCAATGTTAACAAACAGCGGGCATGATGAAAAGGTCACACAAGATACAATTGATTACTACGCCGCTCGTTCTCAATCTGCTGGAATGGTTATCGTCGAATATACTAGCGTAAGTCCTAACGGTGGACCATCACGTTCTTGGGCACCAGATCGAGAACAATTGGCACTTTACAACGATGATTTTAAACCAGGTCATGAAGAAGTTGCTAAAGTACTTAAAAAAGATGGTAACAAAGCCATTCTTCAACTTGTCCATTCTGGACGTGAAGCTGCTTACCGTCACACACTTGGTGGTCGTGTTGAAGTCCCTTCACTTATTGATTTTCCATGGATTGACTACCCACTTTACGAATTAAGTGAAGATGAAGTGTGGCAAATCGTCAAGGATTTTGGTACAGCGGCTAAACGTGCTATCGACTGTGGCTACAATGGTATCGAAATCCATGGAGCAAACCACTACTTACTTCAAGAATTCTTCTCAGCTTATTCTAACAGGCGGACGGATTACTGGGGCGGTTCTTTAGAGAAACGTATGAACTTTGCCATAGAAGTTTCTAAAGAAATTTTCAAAGTAGTGAAAGAATTTGCACCAGATGATTTTATCGTTGGCTATCGCATCAGTCCTGAAGAAATCCACGGGGATAATATTGGATACACTTGGCATGAATCCCAACAATTAGTTAAAAAGTTAACGACCTTGTTTGAATTTGATTACATTCACCTGTCTACCCTTGATTACAAATCTACGCCTAATGACTCCAATAAAACTTTAGCTGAACTTTTAGGTGAAGCGGTTCAAGCACCTGCTCTGCTCACGATGGCTGGTGGTATTCACACCCCAGAACAAATGGCTGACGCACTAAATTATATGGATATTGTGTCTCTTGGACGTCCGACTCTCATTGATCCCCAAATTGCCTATAAAATCGCAAATGGTAAAGAAAACGAGATTTCATTGACATTCAATGAAGAAGCCGTTAACCTTTCAAAATTGACACCAGGATTGATAAATCTATTACCAAACGTTCCAGAATTTAGAATGCCTGGAATTGACTATCTTAAAGAATTAGCTACAGATGATTTAGGTACTGAAGTTACTCATACCTAA
- a CDS encoding aldo/keto reductase has product MENYTLSNGVQIPKIGFGTWQIPDGDEAYNSVSHALKVGYNHVDTAQVYGNEVSVGKAIADSNLAREDIFLTTKVWNDKHDYELAKASIDESLEKLGVSYVDLLLIHWPNPKPIRDHWKEGNAGAWKAMEEAYKEGKVKAIGVSNFMQHHIEALLETAEIKPHVNQVLLAPGCPQDELVAFCKDNDILLEAYSPLGTGTIFSNDTAKAVAEANGKSVAQVALRWSLQKGFLPLPKSVTPKNIESNLDIFDFELSAEDMATLDTIEGVKAQKDPDTTDF; this is encoded by the coding sequence ATGGAAAATTATACACTTTCTAACGGCGTTCAAATCCCTAAAATTGGATTTGGAACATGGCAAATTCCTGACGGAGATGAAGCATATAATAGTGTTTCACATGCGCTTAAAGTTGGTTACAATCACGTTGATACCGCTCAAGTTTATGGTAATGAAGTGAGTGTTGGAAAAGCAATCGCTGACAGCAATCTTGCGCGTGAAGATATCTTTTTAACCACCAAGGTATGGAATGACAAGCACGATTATGAGTTGGCTAAGGCTTCCATTGATGAATCACTTGAAAAACTAGGCGTCTCATACGTTGATCTTCTCTTGATTCATTGGCCAAATCCAAAACCAATCCGTGACCACTGGAAAGAAGGAAACGCTGGCGCTTGGAAAGCAATGGAAGAAGCTTATAAAGAAGGTAAAGTAAAAGCTATTGGGGTCTCTAACTTTATGCAACATCATATTGAAGCCCTTCTTGAAACAGCTGAAATCAAACCGCATGTTAACCAAGTTCTTCTAGCACCAGGATGTCCACAAGATGAGCTGGTTGCATTTTGTAAAGATAATGACATTCTGTTGGAAGCTTATAGTCCACTTGGGACTGGAACCATTTTCTCTAACGATACCGCAAAAGCAGTCGCTGAAGCAAATGGCAAATCCGTTGCCCAAGTTGCCCTTCGTTGGAGTCTTCAAAAAGGCTTCTTGCCACTTCCAAAATCAGTAACGCCAAAAAACATCGAGTCAAACCTTGACATCTTTGATTTTGAGTTATCAGCAGAAGACATGGCAACCTTGGATACTATCGAAGGAGTAAAAGCTCAGAAAGATCCAGACACAACTGATTTCTAA
- a CDS encoding BCCT family transporter, with protein MNKKISTKVFMWSAAITVLLVMLGIVIPKPFQTTTQHLRNVITTNFGWLYLLLVTTILMFCIFFIVSPLGQIRLGNPNSKPEHDTASWIAMMFSAGMGIGLVFYGAAEPLSHFAISTPNAPLQSQEALADSFRFTFFHWGVHAWAVYALVALALAYFGFRKKEKYLLSVTLKPFFGERVNGPLGTIVDTITVLATVIGVATTLGFGAAQINGGLSYVFGLPNNQFVQIIIIVITTGLFIMSALSGLGKGVKILSNINLILAIGLLALAIILGPTVTIFDTFTEAIGLYLQNFFRMSFRAAAFDNAKRTWINNWTVFYWAWWISWSPFVGVFIARISKGRTIREFLTVVLLVPTVLSFLWFSSFGTLANNVQMAGTDLTGYATEEILFATFGQYPMGIILSIVAIILVSTFFITSADSATYVLAMLTEDGHLNPTNRKKLIWGVALAGIAIALLLSGGLNALQNTLIIAALPFSVVLILVLFALLKELYHEKNEMGLEITPDRQPKKNEPFRSYED; from the coding sequence ATGAATAAAAAAATATCGACTAAAGTCTTTATGTGGTCAGCAGCCATAACTGTCTTGTTAGTAATGTTAGGGATTGTCATTCCAAAGCCGTTTCAAACGACAACACAGCACTTGAGAAACGTTATTACGACAAACTTTGGTTGGCTTTACTTGCTATTAGTAACGACTATTTTAATGTTTTGTATTTTCTTTATTGTTAGTCCACTTGGACAGATTCGTCTGGGGAATCCAAATTCTAAACCAGAACATGACACCGCATCTTGGATTGCGATGATGTTCTCAGCGGGTATGGGAATTGGCTTGGTCTTCTACGGAGCAGCAGAGCCCTTGAGTCACTTTGCCATCTCAACACCTAATGCACCACTGCAATCACAAGAGGCTCTGGCCGATTCATTCCGTTTTACCTTTTTCCACTGGGGTGTCCACGCTTGGGCTGTTTATGCGTTGGTTGCATTAGCACTTGCTTATTTTGGTTTTCGTAAAAAAGAAAAATACCTCTTGTCTGTTACTTTGAAACCATTTTTTGGTGAGAGAGTAAATGGACCATTAGGAACGATTGTTGACACTATTACGGTTTTAGCGACGGTTATTGGGGTGGCGACAACACTTGGTTTTGGTGCCGCTCAAATCAATGGCGGTCTGTCATATGTCTTTGGTCTTCCTAATAACCAGTTTGTACAGATTATTATTATTGTTATCACAACTGGGCTTTTTATCATGTCAGCTTTGTCTGGTCTAGGTAAAGGGGTTAAAATTTTATCAAATATTAATTTGATTTTAGCCATAGGTCTCTTAGCTTTAGCGATTATCCTAGGACCAACAGTTACTATTTTTGATACCTTTACAGAAGCTATTGGTCTTTACCTTCAAAACTTTTTCCGCATGAGTTTCCGGGCGGCAGCTTTTGATAATGCTAAACGGACCTGGATTAACAACTGGACTGTCTTTTATTGGGCTTGGTGGATTTCTTGGTCACCATTTGTTGGGGTCTTTATTGCTCGTATTTCTAAAGGACGTACTATCCGAGAATTTTTAACCGTAGTCCTTTTGGTACCAACTGTTTTGAGTTTCCTTTGGTTTTCATCATTTGGTACACTTGCCAATAATGTCCAAATGGCGGGTACAGATTTAACAGGTTATGCAACAGAAGAAATTCTTTTTGCGACATTTGGGCAATATCCAATGGGGATTATTTTATCAATTGTTGCTATTATCTTAGTTTCAACCTTCTTTATTACCTCAGCTGATTCAGCGACTTATGTTTTAGCGATGCTGACAGAAGATGGCCATTTGAACCCAACGAATCGCAAAAAATTAATTTGGGGTGTTGCCTTAGCAGGAATTGCTATTGCACTCTTGCTTTCAGGTGGTTTAAATGCTCTTCAAAATACCTTGATTATTGCTGCTTTGCCATTTTCAGTTGTTCTTATCTTAGTGCTCTTTGCCCTTTTAAAGGAGCTTTATCACGAGAAAAACGAAATGGGACTTGAGATCACACCAGATCGTCAACCTAAGAAAAATGAACCATTCCGTTCATACGAAGATTAA
- a CDS encoding polyprenyl synthetase family protein: MSTQWKQYPDLNNNLNKTRLLIEQSIQVRNDDIRSALETLTKSGGKYLRPAFFFLFTSFGPENPKTNHSLIEIAASLEILHMATLIHDDIIDDSPLRRGTVTIQSQFGKDVAVYTGDFLFTVFFDLVLRNMNGSPYMAVNAKTMKKILVGELDQMQLRYHQDQKVRDYLRAVSGKTAALFQLACREGAYFSEANKDIIRLAGHIGHNIGMAFQILDDILDYSADKEKFNKPVLEDLTTGVYSLPLLLAMETNPAAFQELLNKKENITQVDIKTVSSLVRENQGIDKAKALAQRFTNKALEDIQKLPRNKERNILSRLTKELLKRSI, translated from the coding sequence ATGTCCACCCAATGGAAACAGTATCCTGACTTAAACAATAATCTCAATAAAACTCGTCTTCTGATTGAACAATCTATTCAGGTTCGCAATGACGATATAAGGTCTGCTCTAGAAACTCTAACTAAGTCTGGTGGAAAATATCTCAGACCAGCATTTTTCTTTTTATTTACGAGTTTTGGACCTGAGAACCCTAAAACCAATCACTCTCTAATAGAAATCGCTGCTTCCTTGGAAATTCTCCATATGGCAACTCTTATCCACGATGATATTATTGATGATTCACCGCTTAGACGAGGCACTGTTACGATTCAATCACAGTTTGGCAAAGATGTCGCTGTTTATACCGGTGACTTTCTCTTCACCGTTTTCTTTGATTTGGTTCTAAGGAATATGAATGGTTCTCCTTACATGGCTGTCAATGCCAAAACTATGAAGAAAATTTTGGTTGGGGAATTGGACCAAATGCAACTTCGTTATCATCAAGACCAAAAAGTCAGAGATTATCTTAGAGCTGTTTCTGGTAAAACTGCCGCTCTCTTTCAATTAGCTTGTCGTGAGGGAGCTTACTTCTCCGAAGCCAACAAAGACATTATTCGTTTGGCAGGCCACATCGGTCATAACATTGGTATGGCTTTTCAAATTCTTGATGATATTTTGGATTACAGTGCTGATAAAGAAAAGTTCAATAAGCCTGTTTTAGAGGATTTAACAACTGGTGTTTATTCGCTGCCGCTACTACTAGCAATGGAAACAAATCCAGCAGCTTTTCAGGAGTTACTCAATAAAAAAGAAAACATAACCCAAGTTGATATCAAGACAGTGTCAAGCTTGGTTCGAGAAAATCAAGGGATCGATAAGGCCAAGGCATTAGCGCAACGTTTCACCAACAAAGCTCTGGAAGATATTCAAAAACTACCGCGCAACAAGGAACGTAACATCCTATCACGATTAACCAAAGAACTGCTAAAACGCAGTATTTAA
- a CDS encoding MerR family transcriptional regulator translates to MPTIKDISEMIGISAHAIRFYEKEGMVEIPRNSRGIRQFDDASISRLKAIVHYRRVGMSLEDIRRILAEYHNHALSTELLEKTQLELEKQIAELQETHRYLMAKIKIHRRLAELEKQSLSDVEWADYDRLR, encoded by the coding sequence ATGCCTACAATCAAAGATATATCAGAAATGATAGGCATTTCTGCACATGCCATTCGGTTTTATGAAAAAGAAGGTATGGTGGAGATTCCGAGAAATTCAAGAGGCATTCGTCAATTTGATGATGCTAGTATTAGCCGCTTGAAGGCTATTGTGCATTATCGTAGGGTGGGGATGTCCTTAGAGGATATCCGACGTATTTTAGCAGAGTATCACAATCATGCCTTGTCAACTGAGCTTTTGGAGAAAACCCAACTTGAGTTGGAAAAGCAAATCGCAGAACTCCAAGAAACCCATCGCTATCTGATGGCAAAAATAAAAATTCATCGCCGCTTGGCTGAGCTGGAAAAACAAAGTTTGTCAGATGTCGAGTGGGCTGATTACGACAGGCTCAGATAA
- a CDS encoding polyprenyl synthetase family protein, translating into MVHHIWDDFPEIQKGLESVRTIMISELSVIHPEVKEKIIDYMEAPGKYLRSGLCLLLSQSKTGHIPEGKLYLAVYLETLHLATLIHDDVIDEADSRRGLQVMNKSFSNRIAIYAGDYLLAYANQFLRKASELLDIGKEEQELGKHKVIERILVGELAQLMNQYDYQVSMKAYLKQIKGKTATLFALACQMGAWEKGTTKRESRLAYRLGQSIGMAFQISDDLIDYQIDEKNSGKPRMQDIQNGIYTAPFLFARETDHQLIDHFQLEQKKDWSEEELRDFYHRLTQAQAFEKTEQLIKAYLGKMKEQSQKLLPPDKAEELVSFLFKVMDRQF; encoded by the coding sequence GTGGTACATCACATTTGGGATGACTTCCCAGAGATTCAAAAAGGCTTAGAATCAGTTAGAACAATTATGATCTCGGAATTATCAGTGATACATCCAGAGGTTAAAGAAAAGATTATTGATTATATGGAAGCTCCTGGAAAGTATTTGCGATCAGGTTTGTGCCTTTTGCTTTCTCAATCTAAAACAGGGCATATTCCAGAAGGAAAACTTTACCTTGCAGTTTATTTGGAAACCTTACATTTAGCGACGTTAATCCATGACGATGTCATTGATGAAGCGGATAGTCGTCGTGGTTTGCAAGTCATGAATAAATCCTTTTCAAACCGCATTGCCATCTATGCCGGAGACTATTTGCTGGCCTATGCTAATCAATTTTTACGGAAAGCTTCTGAGCTCTTAGATATCGGCAAAGAAGAGCAAGAGCTGGGCAAGCATAAGGTGATTGAGCGCATTTTGGTAGGTGAGTTGGCGCAATTAATGAACCAATACGATTATCAGGTGTCTATGAAAGCTTATCTGAAGCAAATTAAAGGGAAGACGGCCACACTTTTTGCATTAGCCTGCCAAATGGGGGCTTGGGAAAAAGGGACCACAAAGCGAGAATCTCGCTTAGCCTATCGTCTAGGACAATCTATTGGTATGGCTTTTCAAATCAGTGATGATCTGATTGATTACCAAATTGATGAGAAAAACTCAGGCAAACCTCGAATGCAGGATATTCAAAATGGAATCTATACAGCACCTTTCTTATTTGCCAGAGAAACGGATCATCAACTTATTGACCATTTCCAATTAGAACAGAAAAAAGACTGGTCAGAAGAAGAGTTAAGAGACTTTTACCATCGCTTGACTCAGGCACAAGCTTTCGAAAAAACAGAACAATTAATAAAAGCTTATCTAGGAAAAATGAAAGAACAAAGCCAAAAACTCTTGCCTCCTGATAAAGCAGAAGAATTAGTAAGTTTCCTATTTAAGGTAATGGATAGGCAATTTTAA
- a CDS encoding YkgJ family cysteine cluster protein has product MADQVDINRYHQLALQKQDVHRKFLAKLKKKPPKQLDKITKELHEQVFSEIDCTKCANCCRDLGPDLTEADITRMSKLFRMTLSSFEKTYLRVDEDGDKVFKAMPCPFLGPDNLCDVYDARPKACAAFPHTDRKRIYQINHLTLKNTLICPAAYLFVEKLRQRLDY; this is encoded by the coding sequence ATGGCAGATCAAGTAGATATTAATCGTTATCATCAACTAGCCCTTCAAAAACAGGATGTTCATCGTAAATTTCTTGCCAAACTCAAGAAAAAACCACCTAAACAGCTAGATAAAATCACCAAAGAACTTCATGAGCAAGTCTTTAGCGAGATTGATTGCACCAAGTGTGCCAACTGTTGTAGAGATTTAGGACCTGATCTGACAGAAGCAGATATTACCCGTATGTCAAAACTCTTTCGCATGACATTATCAAGCTTTGAAAAGACTTATCTTCGCGTAGACGAAGATGGTGACAAGGTTTTTAAGGCCATGCCATGCCCATTCCTAGGACCTGACAATCTCTGTGATGTCTACGATGCTAGGCCCAAAGCTTGCGCAGCCTTTCCCCATACAGATCGCAAGCGTATCTATCAAATTAATCACCTGACCTTAAAAAATACACTTATTTGTCCAGCTGCCTATCTTTTCGTTGAAAAATTACGACAACGATTAGACTACTAA
- a CDS encoding Gx transporter family protein — translation MTNSNRKLMFITMLVAQAVVISFFERFLPTPFAFAPGAKLGLGNLITIISLFTLPFKDSAKVVTFRLLVSTFLSGTFSTFLYGLAGTLLSYLMMVWIKALGPKRVSVIGISVMGGIMHNIGQLLVFALIGQSWLVLNYLPVLSFSGILSGFFVGLTGNYLLTKLKPLRDFQSSLPDGWQIS, via the coding sequence ATGACAAATTCCAATCGCAAACTAATGTTCATCACCATGCTCGTTGCTCAAGCAGTGGTCATTTCCTTTTTTGAACGTTTCCTTCCAACACCTTTTGCTTTTGCCCCAGGTGCCAAGCTGGGTTTAGGAAATCTCATTACCATCATTTCCCTATTTACTCTGCCTTTCAAGGATAGTGCTAAAGTTGTTACCTTCCGACTATTGGTTTCAACTTTTCTGAGTGGCACCTTTTCTACCTTCTTATATGGTTTAGCAGGCACTTTGCTAAGTTATTTGATGATGGTATGGATTAAGGCACTAGGTCCCAAACGCGTCAGCGTTATTGGCATTTCAGTTATGGGAGGGATCATGCATAATATCGGACAATTACTTGTCTTTGCCCTGATTGGACAGTCTTGGTTGGTCTTAAATTATCTGCCGGTTTTGTCATTCAGTGGCATTCTCTCTGGTTTTTTCGTTGGTCTCACAGGAAATTATTTATTAACCAAGCTAAAACCACTTCGAGACTTTCAATCATCACTTCCTGATGGTTGGCAAATCTCTTAA
- a CDS encoding NAD(P)/FAD-dependent oxidoreductase yields the protein MTKDIVVVGAGYAGVTAARQLAKKYKKDKDVTITLIDKNSFQTYMTELHEVAAGRVEPEAIKYDLQRIFKKYPKVNLVTDKVVSIDYDNKKVVAEHQTLTFDYLLLAMGSEANDFGTPGVKENAFTLWSIEAAEKLHDHIVNSCLQAMGEHDEAKRRALLTFTVIGAGFTGIEMVGELIDWVPILAKRYKLDPEEFSLKVVEATPNILSMVTEKEQTKARKYLEKKGVELVLSDGVVSVDKESLTLSSGRVILTYTSIWTAGVKANTDAANFGIDQARAGRLVANQYMEAEGKENVYLAGDIMYYEDGSQEGRPVPQIVQAAEQTGHTAAHNIIAAISGGEKETFKGKYDGFLISIGTKYTVAFVMDKYHVSGFIASAMKHFTNLLYFFTIRSFYNIGAYMRHEFFDVANGRNMFGSHTSSKGNRMWLVPLRIFYGSVWLLEGVKKAFGLFGTQSWFGDKVVFPFPWLQEVAEATSGASETVASSEVVSAASQVAEGAAQATTEASHQIFSLSYAYGEEPMQVLKEMPDWFASIMKFMLPNQEVALFMQKMMTCVEIAIGLALIVGAFVWLVSAVTAAFVLMFSLSGMFFWVNIWFIPVALALMAGAGRSFGLDYWIMPWLGRCLDQWIYGKPSHLYRR from the coding sequence ATGACAAAAGACATTGTTGTCGTTGGTGCCGGTTATGCAGGAGTGACTGCCGCTCGCCAATTAGCTAAAAAATACAAAAAAGACAAGGATGTGACGATTACCTTAATCGATAAAAATTCCTTTCAAACTTATATGACTGAACTGCACGAAGTTGCCGCTGGCCGTGTGGAACCAGAAGCCATCAAATACGATTTGCAACGTATTTTTAAAAAATATCCCAAAGTCAACTTGGTAACAGACAAAGTTGTCTCAATTGATTATGACAATAAAAAAGTGGTTGCTGAACATCAAACGCTGACTTTTGATTATTTGCTCTTGGCCATGGGTAGCGAAGCCAATGACTTTGGAACACCAGGTGTGAAAGAAAATGCTTTTACCCTCTGGTCAATTGAAGCAGCCGAAAAACTTCATGATCACATCGTTAATTCCTGCTTGCAAGCGATGGGGGAACACGATGAGGCTAAACGTCGTGCTCTGTTAACCTTCACTGTTATCGGTGCTGGTTTTACCGGTATCGAGATGGTTGGTGAACTTATTGATTGGGTGCCCATTTTAGCGAAACGCTACAAACTCGATCCAGAAGAATTCTCACTCAAGGTTGTCGAAGCGACGCCGAATATCCTCAGCATGGTGACTGAGAAAGAACAGACAAAAGCCCGTAAATACCTTGAGAAAAAGGGAGTTGAATTGGTTCTCTCCGACGGTGTTGTCAGTGTTGATAAAGAATCATTGACTCTTTCGTCTGGTCGTGTTATTCTAACCTACACGTCAATCTGGACAGCTGGGGTGAAAGCCAATACTGACGCAGCAAACTTTGGTATTGACCAAGCGCGTGCAGGTCGTCTCGTGGCAAACCAATACATGGAAGCCGAAGGCAAAGAAAATGTTTACCTAGCAGGCGATATCATGTACTACGAAGATGGCTCTCAAGAAGGTCGTCCAGTTCCTCAGATAGTACAAGCCGCTGAACAGACAGGTCATACGGCAGCGCATAATATTATCGCAGCGATTAGCGGAGGTGAAAAAGAAACCTTCAAAGGAAAATATGATGGTTTCCTTATTTCCATCGGCACTAAGTATACTGTTGCCTTTGTCATGGATAAGTATCATGTCTCAGGTTTTATAGCCAGTGCTATGAAACACTTCACTAATCTTCTATACTTCTTTACTATCCGTAGTTTTTACAATATTGGTGCTTACATGCGTCATGAATTTTTTGACGTCGCAAATGGACGAAACATGTTCGGTAGCCATACATCAAGTAAAGGAAATCGTATGTGGTTAGTGCCACTGCGTATCTTCTATGGTTCTGTTTGGTTGCTGGAAGGGGTTAAGAAGGCCTTTGGGCTATTTGGAACCCAATCGTGGTTTGGTGATAAGGTCGTTTTCCCGTTTCCGTGGTTGCAAGAGGTAGCTGAAGCCACTTCAGGAGCTTCAGAGACAGTTGCTTCTTCAGAAGTCGTATCAGCAGCGTCTCAAGTAGCAGAAGGTGCCGCGCAAGCAACTACAGAAGCGAGTCATCAAATCTTTAGTTTGAGCTATGCCTATGGTGAGGAGCCAATGCAAGTCTTGAAAGAAATGCCAGATTGGTTTGCCTCAATCATGAAATTCATGTTGCCAAACCAAGAAGTGGCTCTCTTCATGCAGAAAATGATGACCTGTGTTGAGATTGCCATTGGCCTTGCCCTTATTGTTGGTGCCTTTGTGTGGTTGGTATCAGCTGTAACAGCAGCCTTCGTTCTTATGTTTAGTCTTTCAGGAATGTTCTTCTGGGTAAACATTTGGTTCATCCCAGTTGCTCTTGCTCTGATGGCCGGAGCGGGACGCTCCTTTGGGCTTGACTACTGGATAATGCCATGGTTAGGCCGTTGCCTTGATCAGTGGATTTATGGAAAGCCGAGCCATCTCTACAGACGTTAA
- a CDS encoding zinc-dependent alcohol dehydrogenase family protein: protein MKVATFIQPYEMTVTETEKSQIEESTDAVIRVVRACVCGSDLWWYRGISQKESGTFAGHEAIGVVEAVGSDVTQVRPGDFVVVPFTHGCGHCATCKAGFDGNCQHYQSGPIIGYQAEYMRYRNADWALVKIPGQPEDYSDDQLKSLLTLSDVMATGFHAAKTAEVKSGDTVVVMGDGAVGLCGVIGAKLLGADRIIAMSKYPDRQALAKEFGATDIIAERGDEAVNRVMELTGGTGVDAILECVGTEQSVDTAINVARPGAIIGRVGIPQNENMNTNQLFFKNIGLRGGIASVTTFDKEILLEAVLSGQINPGKVFTKAFALDEIQAAYEAMDKREAIKSLIVF, encoded by the coding sequence ATGAAAGTAGCTACTTTTATACAGCCGTATGAGATGACGGTAACAGAAACTGAAAAATCACAAATTGAGGAGTCAACTGATGCCGTCATTCGAGTGGTCCGTGCCTGTGTCTGTGGTTCAGATTTATGGTGGTATCGTGGGATTTCTCAAAAAGAATCTGGAACGTTCGCCGGTCATGAAGCTATCGGTGTTGTTGAAGCAGTTGGAAGTGACGTGACTCAGGTTAGACCTGGCGACTTTGTTGTTGTTCCTTTTACGCATGGTTGTGGTCATTGTGCTACCTGTAAGGCAGGTTTTGACGGCAATTGTCAACACTATCAATCAGGCCCTATTATTGGCTACCAAGCAGAGTACATGCGTTATCGTAATGCTGACTGGGCCTTGGTCAAAATCCCTGGTCAGCCAGAAGATTATTCTGACGACCAACTGAAATCACTCCTAACCTTGTCTGATGTCATGGCGACCGGTTTTCATGCGGCTAAGACAGCTGAAGTTAAGTCAGGTGACACGGTGGTTGTTATGGGGGATGGAGCGGTTGGTCTCTGCGGTGTTATTGGTGCCAAACTTTTGGGTGCTGACCGTATTATTGCCATGAGTAAATACCCTGATCGTCAAGCCTTGGCTAAAGAATTCGGTGCAACTGATATCATTGCGGAACGTGGTGATGAAGCTGTCAATCGGGTCATGGAACTGACTGGCGGAACGGGAGTCGATGCTATTTTAGAGTGTGTTGGTACTGAGCAATCAGTGGACACAGCCATTAATGTTGCACGTCCAGGCGCCATTATTGGTCGTGTAGGAATTCCACAAAACGAGAACATGAACACCAACCAACTCTTTTTTAAGAATATCGGACTTCGTGGCGGCATTGCTTCTGTCACGACATTTGACAAAGAAATTCTACTAGAAGCTGTTTTATCAGGACAGATTAACCCAGGAAAGGTCTTTACAAAAGCGTTTGCTTTGGATGAGATACAGGCTGCTTATGAAGCGATGGATAAGCGAGAAGCGATTAAGTCTTTGATTGTTTTTTAA